One region of Gorilla gorilla gorilla isolate KB3781 chromosome 15, NHGRI_mGorGor1-v2.1_pri, whole genome shotgun sequence genomic DNA includes:
- the TBPL2 gene encoding TATA box-binding protein-like 2 yields the protein MASAPWPERVPRLLARRLPSYPPPPPTVGLPSMEQEETYLELYLDQCSAQDGLAPPRSPLFSPVAPYDMYILNASNPDTAFNSNPEVKETSGDFSSVDLSFLPDEVTQENKDQPVISKHETEENSESQSPQSRLPSPSEQDVGLGLNSSSLSNSHSQLHPGDTDSVQPSPEKPNSDSLSLASITPMTPMTPISECCGIVPQLQNIVSTVNLACKLDLKKIALQAKNAEYNPKRFAAVIMRIREPRTTALIFSSGKMVCTGAKSEEQSRLAARKYARVVQKLGFPARFLDFKIQNMVGSCDVRFPIRLEGLVLTHQQFSSYEPELFPGLIYRMVKPRIVLLIFVSGKVVLTGAKERSEIYEAFENIYPILKGFKKA from the exons ATGGCCTCTGCGCCCTGGCCGGAGCGGGTTCCGAGGCTGCTCGCTCGGCGCTTACCCTCttacccgcccccacccccaacagtgGGATTACCGTCCATGGAGCAGGAGGAGACCTACCTGGAGCTCTACCTGGACCAGTGCTCCGCTCAG GATGGCCTTGCCCCACCCAGGTCTCCCCTGTTCAGCCCAGTTGCACCTTATGATATGTACATACTGAATGCATCCAATCCGGATACTGCATTTAATTCGAACCCTGAAGTCAAAGAAACATCTGGTGATTTCTCATCTGTGGATCTTAGCTTCCTACCAGATGAAGTTACCCAAGAAAATAAAGACCAGCCTGTCATTAGCAAACACGAAACTGAAGAAAATTCTGAAAGCCAAAGTCCACAAAGTAGGTTGCCATCACCCAGCGAACAGGACGTTGGGCTGGGCTTAAACAGCAGCAGTTTGTCAAATTCCCATTCACAGCTGCACCCTGGTGATACTGACTCAGTCCAGCCCTCTCCTGAGAAACCAAACTCCGACTCCTTGTCTCTGGCATCCATAACTCCCATGACACCAATGACCCCTATTTCAGAATGTTGTGGAATTGTACCTCAACTaca GAATATAGTTTCCACTGTAAACCTGGCCTGTAAGTTGGATCTGAAGAAAATAGCTTTGCAAGCAAAAAATGCAGAATATAACCCAAAG AGGTTTGCTGCTGTCATAATGAGGATCCGAGAGCCCAGGACAACAGCCCTTATATTTAGCTCTGGGAAGATGGTCTGCACGGGAGCCAAAAG TGAAGAGCAGTCTCGACTTGCAGCAAGAAAATATGCTCGTGTGGTGCAGAAGCTTGGGTTCCCTGCCAGATTCCtcgattttaaaattcagaacatGGTTGGAAGCTGTGATGTGAGATTTCCCATCAGGCTGGAAGGTTTGGTGCTAACCCATCAGCAGTTCAGTAG TTACGAGCCTGAACTGTTTCCTGGTCTTATTTATAGAATGGTAAAACCACGAATTGTGTTGCTTATCTTTGTATCTGGAAAAGTTGTGTTGACAG